From Carassius gibelio isolate Cgi1373 ecotype wild population from Czech Republic chromosome B21, carGib1.2-hapl.c, whole genome shotgun sequence, the proteins below share one genomic window:
- the LOC127985597 gene encoding olfactory receptor 5M3-like — translation MNILNLVDNMSYPLRLTLMMPKESKSYWHIYFTCFLFIYLLILSINIRLVMVIIMQKSLHEPMYIFLCHLSVNGVYGASGFYPKFLSDLLLDSYVISAQMCALQCYVIYSSLLCEFTILTVMSYDRYVAICKPLDYHSKLTKNTCVKLILFSWIVPNFSVIPAILLSNLRPFCKFHIDKLYCDNWSIVKLSCASSFVNNVYGYIVAVIFCCCAVIIIVSYVKLISACKASLENRRKFWQTCLPHILSLINYTFALLFDVMYSRYGSNDISESLRNFLALELVLVPPLFNPLIYGLNIRAVRRVFASCISTRVNI, via the coding sequence ATGAATATCCTTAACTTGGTGGATAACATGTCTTATCCTTTGAGACTGACTCTTATGATGCCCAAAGAATCTAAATCATATTGGCATATATattttacttgttttcttttcatttatttgcttATATTATCAATTAACATTCGTCTAGTTATGGTCATTATCATGCAGAAATCTCTTCATGAACCAATGTACATATTCTTGTGTCATCTGTCTGTAAATGGAGTTTATGGAGCTTCAGGTTTTTATCCTAAATTTCTGTCTGATTTATTATTGGATTCATACGTGATCTCTGCTCAAATGTGTGCTCTGCAATGCTATGTTATTTACAGCTCTTTACTGTGTGAGTTTACAATATTAACAGTGATGTCTTATGATAGGTATGTCGCCATATGCAAACCTTTAGACTATCATTccaaattaactaaaaacacCTGTGTGAAATTAATTCTGTTCTCATGGATTGTTCCTAACTTCTCTGTGATTCCAGCAATCCTGTTATCAAACCTTAGGccattttgtaaatttcatatTGACAAATTATATTGTGACAATTGGTCAATTGTAAAACTGTCTTGTGCCTCATCTTTTGTTAATAATGTCTATGGATATATTGTTGCTGTTATATTTTGTTGCTGTGCTGTTATCATCATTGTGTCCTATGTTAAACTGATCTCTGCATGTAAAGCATCATTAGAAAATAGAAGGAAATTCTGGCAAACATGTCTGCCACACATATTATCACTGATAAATTAtacttttgctttgctttttgatGTTATGTATAGCAGATATGGTTCAAATGATATTTCAGAAAGTCTCCGCAATTTTTTGGCTCTAGAACTGGTGTTAGTCCCACCTCTGTTCAATCCTTTAATATATGGACTGAATATTAGAGCAGTGCGTAGAGTTTTTGCCTCATGCATTTCCACAAGAGTGAACATATAG
- the LOC127985596 gene encoding olfactory receptor 52D1-like, with amino-acid sequence MDNMSYPLLLTLMVPKETKSYRHVYFICFLALYLIILSINIRLVVVIIMEKALHEPMYIFLCHLCINGVFGASGFYPKFLSDLIFDSYVISSNMCTLQTFVIYSSLLSDNTILTVMSYDRYVAICKPLEYHSKLTKNTCVKLILFSWIVPNSLTFATVLLSKLRPFCKYHIDKLYCDNWSIVKLSCAPSFVNNVFGYAITVLFLSFIGFIIVSYIKLISACKASLENRRKFWQTCLPHIISLINVTIAMLFDILYSRYGANDISESLRNFLALELVIVPPVFNPLIYGLNIRAVRTRVFTSCVASKVNVSQNIIT; translated from the coding sequence ATGGATAACATGTCTTATCCTCTGTTACTGACACTTATGGTGCCAAAAGAAACTAAATCATATAgacatgtatattttatttgctttCTTGCCTTATATCTAATTATATTGTCGATTAATATACGTCTTGTTGTGGTCATTATAATGGAGAAAGCTCTTCATGAACCAATGTACATATTCTTATGTCATTTGTGTATAAATGGGGTTTTTGGAGCCTCTGGATTCTACCCTAAATTTCTGTCTGATTTAATATTTGACTCATATGTGATCTCCTCTAATATGTGTACTTTGCAAACCTTTGTTATCTATAGCTCTTTACTTTCTGACAACACAATATTAACAGTGATGTCTTATGATAGATATGTAGCCATATGCAAACCTTTAGAGTATCATTccaaattaactaaaaacacCTGTGTGAAACTAATTCTGTTCTCATGGATTGTTCCTAACTCGTTGACATTTGCAACAGTCCTATTATCAAAGTTGAGGCCCTTTTGTAAATATCACATTGACAAATTATATTGTGACAACTGGTCAATTGTAAAACTGTCTTGTGCACCCTCGTTTGTTAATAATGTCTTTGGATATgccattactgttttatttttgagCTTTATAGGTTTTATAATTGTGTCTTATATTAAACTGATCTCTGCATGTAAAGCATCTTTAGAAAACAGAAGGAAATTCTGGCAAACATGTTTGCCACATATAATTTCACTTATAAATGTCACTATTGCTATGCTTTTTGATATCTTGTATAGTAGATATGGTGCAAATGATATTTCAGAGAGTTTGCGTAATTTTTTGGCTCTTGAACTGGTGATAGTCCCACCTGTGTTCAATCCTCTAATCTATGGGTTAAATATTAGAGCAGTGCGCACAAGAGTTTTCACTTCATGTGTTGCATCAAAAGTAAATGTTTCACAAAACATCATAACTTAA